The following proteins are co-located in the Vigna angularis cultivar LongXiaoDou No.4 chromosome 2, ASM1680809v1, whole genome shotgun sequence genome:
- the LOC108321332 gene encoding alpha-galactosidase 1, protein MDRRRFTYKVLVALLPFLLCSLNCVNASSSSDPAQLHDHVEQHKRNLLANGLARTPPMGWNSWNHFSCQINEKIIRETADALVSTGLSKLGYTYVNIDDCWAELNRDAHGNLVAKKSTFPSGIKALADYVHSKGLKLGIYSDAGYFTCSKQMPGSLGHEFQDAKTFASWGIDYLKYDNCNNDESKPTDRYPVMTRALSMAGRPIFFSLCEWGDLHPALWGAKVGNSWRTTNDINDSWESMISKADMNEVYAEYARPGGWNDPDMLEVGNGGMTKNEYIVHFSLWALSKAPLLLGCDVRNMTKDTVDIVTNKEVIAVNQDSLGVQGKKVRMEGDIEIWAGPLSRYRVAVVLLNRGPWNISITAYWDDIGIPSKSAVEARDLWEHKTLVGRFKEKLTAQVEPQACKMYVLNPVA, encoded by the exons ATGGATAGAAGAAGGTTTACCTATAAAGTGCTGGTGGCTTTGTTGCCCTTTTTGCTCTGCTCCTTGAATTGTGTCAATGCTTCATCATCATCAGACCCAGCACAACTCCATGACCATGTGGAGCAACACAAGAGGAATCTTCTTGCTAATGGCCTTGCTAGAACTCCTCCAATGGG GTGGAACAGTTGGAATCATTTTAGCTGTCAAATTAACGAAAAAATCATCAGGGAAACTG CTGATGCCCTTGTTTCTACTGGTCTTTCTAAGCTTGGATACACATATGTCAATATAG ATGATTGTTGGGCTGAATTAAACCGGGATGCTCAT GGTAATCTGGTagcaaaaaaatcaacatttccTTCTGGAATCAAAGCTCTTGCAGATTATGTTCACAGCAAAGGTCTTAAACTTGGAATTTATTCAGATGCTGG GTATTTTACTTGTAGCAAACAGATGCCTGGTTCTCTTGGTCATGAGTTTCAAGATGCCAAGACTTTTGCGTCATGG GGTATTGATTATTTGAAGTATGATAACTGTAACAATGATGAATCAAAACCAACTGATAG ATACCCTGTTATGACTCGGGCTTTATCAATGGCTGGTCGTCCAATCTTCTTCTCACTATGTGAATG GGGAGACTTGCACCCTGCTTTATGGGGTGCTAAAGTGGGAAACAGCTGGAGAACTACCAATGACATTAATGATTCATGGGAAAG CATGATTTCAAAGGCAGACATGAATGAAGTTTATGCTGAATATGCAAGACCTGGTGGTTGGAATG ATCCTGACATGCTTGAGGTGGGAAATGGAGGGATGacaaaaaatgaatatattgttCACTTCAGTTTATGGGCCCTTTCCAAG GCTCCTCTTCTTCTTGGCTGTGATGTTAGAAATATGACCAAAGACACTGTTGACATTGTAACAAATAAGGAAGTTATTGCAGTTAACCAAG ATTCACTTGGTGTGCAAGGTAAGAAGGTTAGGATGGAAGGTGATATTGAG ATTTGGGCAGGTCCTCTTTCAAGGTACAGGGTGGCTGTTGTCTTGCTAAATCGTGGCCCTTGGAATATTTCCATTACAGCATATTGGGATGATATTGGTATTCCATCAAAAAGTGCTGTTGAAGCAAGAGACCTTTGGGAG CACAAGACACTGGTGGGACGCTTTAAGGAAAAATTGACTGCCCAAGTTGAGCCACAGGCGTGTAAAATGTACGTGCTGAATCCAGTTGCTTGA
- the LOC108321352 gene encoding mannan endo-1,4-beta-mannosidase 6 codes for MEIFGVHIISLVLFLMLTKNLSCNGFGGSMKDEEALKEGQNDMENSVSNYGEMRGVEDDDWQMVQKKGNQFVVNDKPFYVNGFNTYWLMVFAADESTRGKVTEVFKQASSVGMTVCRTWAFNDGQWRALQKSPSVYDEEVFKALDFVVSEAKKYKIRLILSLSNNWEAYGGKAQYVKWGNAAGLNLTSDDDFFSHPTLRSYYKAHVKTVLNRVNTFTNITYKEDPTIFAWELMNEPRCTSDPTGDKLQDWIQEMAFQVKKIDPKHLVEVGLEGFYGPSTPQRTQFNPNTYATQVGTDFIRNHLALGVDFASVHVYADSWISQQIADSHLSFVKSWMEAHIEDAEKHLGMPVIFAEFGVSSKDPGYNSSYRDTLISSVYNTILNSTKKGGSGAGSLLWQFFPDGTDNMDDGYAIVLSKSPSTSNIIQLQSTRLAMFNSLCNTKCNWGCKKKKLLKNILYHDEL; via the exons ATGGAGATATTTGGTGTTCACATTATTTCTTTGGTACTTTTCTTGATGCTTACTAAAAACTTAAGTTGCAATGGATTTGGTGGGAGTATGAAGGATGAGGAAGCACTCAAGGAAGGCCAAAATGACATGGAAAATTCTGTCTCAAATTATGG TGAAATGAGGGGCGTGGAAGATGATGATTGGCAGATGGTGCAAAAGAAGGGAAACCAATTTGTGGTGAATGACAAACCTTTCTATGTGAATGGATTCAACACATATTGGCTTATGGTATTTGCTGCAGATGAGTCTACGAGAGGAAAGGTAACTGAGGTGTTCAAGCAGGCATCCTCAGTGGGTATGACAGTTTGTAGGACGTGGGCCTTCAATGATGGCCAATGGAGGGCCCTACAGAAATCTCCATCAGTTTATGATGAAGAAGTCTTCAAG GCCCTGGACTTTGTGGTGAGTGAAGCAAAGAAATACAAAATCAGGCTTATATTATCATTGTCTAACAACTGGGAGGCATATGGAGGCAAAGCACAATATGTGAAATGGGGAAATGCTGCTGGCCTTAACTTGACCTCTGATGATGACTTCTTCTCACATCCAACTCTTAGAAGCTACTACAAGGCCCATGTTAAG ACTGTGCTCAATAGAGTTAACACATTCACAAATATCACTTACAAGGAGGATCCAACAATTTTTGCTTGGGAATTGATGAATGAGCCTCGTTGCACCTCAGATCCCACAGGTGACAAGTTACAG GATTGGATTCAAGAAATGGCATTCCAAGTGAAGAAAATTGATCCAAAACACCTGGTAGAGGTTGGACTAGAAGGATTTTATGGCCCATCAACACCTCAGAGAACTCAGTTCAATCCCAATACATATGCTACGCAGGTTGGAACTGATTTTATAAGGAACCACCTGGCTCTTGGTGTGGACTTCGCTTCTGTTCATGTATATGCTGACTCTTG GATTTCACAACAAATTGCTGATTCTCATCTCTCATTTGTAAAATCATGGATGGAAGCCCACATAGAGGATGCTGAAAAGCATCTTGGAATGCCAGTTATTTTTGCTGAGTTTGGTGTATCTTCCAAAGACCCTGGCTACAATTCATCATACAGAGATACACTCATAAGTAGTGTGTACAATACCATCCTGAACTCCACAAAGAAAGGAGGGAGTGGGGCTGGAAGCCTTTTGTGGCAATTTTTTCCTGATGGAACTGATAACATGGATGATGGCTATGCAATTGTTCTCTCAAAATCTCCCTCCACCTCAAACATTATACAGCTTCAATCCACTAGGCTTGCGATGTTCAATTCCTTGTGCAATACTAAATGCAATTGGGGatgtaagaagaaaaagttgttgaaAAACATACTCTATCACGATGAACTGTAA